In the genome of Eggerthella sp. YY7918, one region contains:
- a CDS encoding DEAD/DEAH box helicase, translating into MDTTFEDLGLSEATLSTVARLGFTEPTPVQQQAIPLVLAGRDVVAAAKTGTGKTAAFALPLIERLAGDEAKRRPGSPRVLVVTPTRELAQQIDAACSDMTRGSRVRVLSVVGGMPYKGQIARLNKGIDILIATPGRLFDLMQRGDVKLDRVETLVLDEADRMLDMGFWPTMKKIVAATPASRQTLLFSATIERKVMDSVSTILNDPAFVEIAHRGETADTVDQYVIPVTQMKKPALLRAVLEDKGADRVIVFVRTRQRADMCTHQLRAAGYRVDSIHSDKTQAQRKRALDGFSEGKTDVLVATDVLARGIDVSLVHHVINYDLPDNPEDYIHRIGRTGRAGEAGYAISFVSPDSKAALVDIERLIGSKLPTLEIEGYDTAEAVAALNAQLVAKPKNRTASEFSRSLRPSRGRGGFGRR; encoded by the coding sequence TTGGATACTACATTTGAAGACCTCGGACTTTCCGAGGCTACGCTTTCTACGGTTGCGCGGTTGGGCTTTACCGAACCGACACCGGTACAGCAGCAGGCCATCCCTCTTGTATTGGCAGGACGCGACGTGGTTGCCGCCGCAAAGACGGGCACCGGTAAGACGGCGGCGTTTGCCCTGCCGCTTATCGAACGCCTTGCTGGCGACGAAGCTAAGAGGCGCCCGGGCTCCCCGCGTGTGCTGGTTGTAACTCCCACGCGCGAATTGGCACAGCAGATCGACGCTGCCTGCAGCGACATGACGAGGGGATCGCGCGTGCGCGTCCTCTCTGTTGTGGGCGGTATGCCTTACAAAGGACAGATCGCTCGTCTGAACAAGGGAATCGACATTCTCATTGCCACTCCCGGTAGGCTTTTTGATCTTATGCAGCGGGGCGACGTCAAACTCGATAGGGTGGAAACGCTCGTGCTCGATGAGGCGGATCGTATGCTTGACATGGGATTTTGGCCTACGATGAAAAAGATTGTGGCCGCAACGCCCGCCTCGCGCCAGACGCTGCTTTTCTCGGCTACCATCGAACGCAAAGTGATGGACAGCGTTTCGACTATTCTCAACGATCCTGCCTTTGTTGAAATCGCCCATCGCGGCGAGACGGCAGACACGGTCGATCAGTACGTTATCCCCGTGACCCAGATGAAGAAGCCTGCGCTTTTGCGCGCGGTGCTCGAGGACAAGGGTGCCGACCGGGTCATCGTGTTTGTGCGAACCAGGCAGCGGGCGGACATGTGCACGCATCAGCTGCGTGCGGCGGGCTATCGTGTCGACTCCATCCATTCCGACAAGACCCAGGCACAGCGCAAGCGGGCTCTCGATGGCTTTTCAGAGGGTAAGACCGATGTTCTTGTGGCCACCGATGTGCTTGCACGCGGTATTGATGTGTCGTTGGTTCATCATGTGATCAACTACGATTTGCCCGACAATCCCGAAGACTACATCCATCGTATCGGACGTACGGGTCGTGCGGGGGAGGCGGGTTACGCCATTTCGTTTGTGAGTCCCGATTCTAAAGCGGCGCTTGTAGATATCGAGCGGCTTATCGGTTCCAAGCTGCCGACGCTTGAGATCGAGGGATATGACACCGCTGAAGCGGTGGCGGCACTGAACGCACAGCTTGTTGCCAAGCCCAAGAATCGAACTGCTTCGGAATTTTCGCGCAGCCTGCGTCCCAGTCGCGGTCGGGGAGGCTTCGGGCGTCGTTAG
- a CDS encoding GAF domain-containing sensor histidine kinase translates to MSASNFNEHVLAGEDERYLQAVCSVQARYGFDFVSLGLTAFIGAPLKWVYSAGATGERHRRIVLAPGHGIGGITIKSGKPMMFKDIDQEIDPREYSSYPIVFAEDLRSFCALPLKSKGRVVAVLLAAFRSVSSHHETVYAQLIEDLAGEFAGLEVVATDFMNFERIAAEKRNDAQHAPIVVRSELSRVIAAQEDERKRISRELHDGIAQELLTVSFVLKRLAPHVDEVGTELLAEAGDNINRILDELHNISVELRPSALDHLGLVAALRSQAAVFERTYGTQIIFEGALSRDRFDQALETQVYRICQEAILNACKYSNSDKVVVTLEDSDGWLHARVVDYGCGFDTGKPEIKGSGCGLLGMQERANVIGATLRMESDAQGTKITLVAPMSGDGKEENA, encoded by the coding sequence GTGAGCGCGTCGAACTTTAACGAGCACGTTTTAGCAGGAGAAGACGAGCGCTATCTTCAGGCGGTCTGCTCGGTGCAAGCGCGCTACGGCTTCGACTTTGTGTCGCTTGGGTTGACGGCATTTATCGGCGCTCCACTGAAATGGGTCTATAGCGCGGGAGCGACGGGGGAGCGGCATCGTCGTATCGTACTTGCGCCGGGGCATGGTATCGGGGGGATTACCATCAAGTCCGGCAAACCCATGATGTTTAAAGATATCGACCAAGAAATAGACCCGCGCGAGTATTCTTCGTATCCCATTGTCTTTGCTGAAGACCTGCGAAGCTTCTGTGCGCTGCCCCTTAAGAGCAAGGGTCGCGTTGTTGCTGTTCTTCTTGCCGCTTTTCGTTCGGTGAGCAGTCACCATGAAACGGTGTATGCACAGCTTATCGAAGATCTGGCCGGGGAATTTGCCGGTCTTGAAGTCGTCGCAACCGATTTCATGAATTTCGAACGTATTGCGGCAGAAAAGCGAAATGACGCGCAACACGCACCGATTGTCGTGCGCTCTGAACTCTCACGTGTTATCGCCGCGCAGGAAGACGAGCGCAAGCGTATTTCTCGGGAGCTGCATGATGGCATTGCCCAAGAACTGCTTACGGTGTCCTTTGTCCTTAAGCGCCTTGCACCTCATGTCGACGAGGTAGGAACTGAGCTACTTGCCGAGGCGGGCGACAACATCAATCGGATCTTAGATGAGCTGCACAACATCTCCGTCGAATTGCGCCCTTCGGCCCTCGATCATTTGGGATTGGTGGCTGCTCTGCGCTCTCAGGCGGCCGTGTTTGAGCGGACATATGGTACCCAGATTATATTTGAAGGGGCTCTGTCTCGTGATCGCTTTGATCAAGCGTTGGAAACTCAGGTCTACCGTATCTGCCAAGAGGCAATTCTTAACGCCTGCAAGTATTCCAATTCTGATAAGGTTGTTGTGACGCTTGAAGACTCTGACGGATGGTTGCACGCTCGTGTTGTCGACTATGGATGCGGGTTTGATACGGGTAAGCCGGAAATCAAAGGAAGCGGATGCGGGCTTTTGGGTATGCAGGAGCGCGCAAATGTCATCGGAGCGACCTTGCGCATGGAATCCGACGCCCAGGGTACAAAAATTACACTCGTGGCCCCGATGAGTGGGGACGGCAAGGAGGAAAACGCATGA
- a CDS encoding response regulator, producing the protein MIRIVLADDHEVVRAGFKMILEQDPELKVVAEAADGTQAYAVVAREKPDVVLLDISMPPGQSGLIACEKITSDFPDVHVIILTMFEEAEYLFYTLRGGASGYMLKNSSSDDLIAAVRAVAAGGSYIHPKMTALLAKQLVDEKEDRSYRLLTNRELEVLQLLAKGYTNKEISEQIFLSVKTVEAHRSKIYQKLGFKTRADLVGYALRHKLLNI; encoded by the coding sequence ATGATCCGCATTGTACTGGCCGATGATCATGAAGTGGTGCGCGCGGGCTTTAAGATGATTCTCGAGCAGGATCCCGAGCTCAAAGTGGTGGCCGAAGCTGCCGACGGCACCCAAGCCTACGCGGTCGTTGCGCGCGAGAAACCCGATGTTGTGCTTCTCGATATATCGATGCCTCCTGGCCAGAGCGGCCTTATCGCCTGCGAAAAGATCACGAGTGATTTTCCCGATGTGCATGTGATCATTCTGACTATGTTTGAGGAAGCGGAATATCTTTTCTATACCCTGCGCGGCGGAGCCTCGGGCTATATGCTGAAAAATTCCAGTTCCGACGACCTCATTGCCGCGGTACGTGCAGTGGCCGCAGGGGGTAGCTACATCCATCCCAAGATGACCGCCTTGCTTGCGAAACAGCTTGTCGATGAGAAAGAGGACCGGTCGTATCGGTTGCTCACCAATCGGGAATTGGAAGTCCTGCAGCTTTTGGCCAAAGGGTATACCAACAAAGAAATATCAGAGCAGATATTTCTTTCTGTCAAAACCGTAGAGGCGCATCGCAGCAAGATTTACCAGAAGCTCGGTTTCAAGACGAGGGCCGATCTGGTGGGGTATGCGTTGCGCCACAAGCTCCTCAATATATAA
- a CDS encoding TerC family protein, translating to MDLSIFATPEAWISLITLIFLEIVLGVDNLVFISITTNRLPEEKQHIGRKLGLAGALIMRIVFLCFASYLVHMVTPIFTVSFGAYEHGFSVRDLVLLIGGGYLIYKGISELVDTLRLTEIKAEHSDEHKALHMITLPQAVGTIMVMDLVFSIDSVITAVGLADHLIIMIIAVMLAVILMMVFIDPISNFINGHPEMKMLALTFIVAIGALLVMDAAGFHTGIEMLHMPLEKLIVYFAMVFCIVLELIQMRYNKNYLEWRKNRWKTETAAQIENVRAEMMEEMKREAAADASSGKSADAARTAEDRVRPVIIGNNVYVMMPIVGEDAASFRELMATSDTADAAFSAPVELEVESVETVYEEPEEK from the coding sequence GTGGACCTCTCGATATTTGCAACACCCGAGGCATGGATCAGTTTGATCACTCTCATCTTTCTTGAGATCGTGCTGGGCGTGGACAATCTCGTGTTCATTTCCATTACGACCAACCGTCTACCTGAAGAAAAGCAACACATCGGACGTAAGCTCGGTTTGGCCGGTGCGCTTATCATGCGTATCGTGTTTTTGTGCTTTGCTTCGTACCTTGTTCATATGGTCACGCCGATATTCACCGTTTCCTTTGGTGCGTACGAGCACGGATTCTCGGTTCGCGACCTCGTTTTGCTGATCGGCGGTGGATATCTTATCTACAAGGGTATTTCGGAGCTTGTCGATACCCTGAGATTGACCGAGATAAAAGCTGAACACTCAGATGAGCACAAAGCCCTGCATATGATCACCCTCCCACAGGCGGTGGGCACCATCATGGTAATGGACCTCGTGTTTTCCATCGACTCCGTCATCACGGCCGTGGGCCTGGCCGACCACCTCATCATCATGATCATCGCGGTCATGCTTGCCGTCATTTTGATGATGGTGTTTATTGATCCCATTTCCAACTTCATCAACGGGCATCCCGAAATGAAGATGCTTGCTCTCACGTTTATCGTGGCAATCGGTGCGCTGCTTGTTATGGATGCGGCTGGCTTCCACACGGGTATCGAGATGCTGCACATGCCGCTTGAGAAGTTGATCGTGTACTTTGCAATGGTCTTCTGCATTGTGCTGGAACTCATCCAGATGCGTTACAACAAAAACTATCTTGAATGGCGCAAAAACCGTTGGAAAACAGAGACGGCCGCTCAGATCGAGAACGTACGCGCCGAGATGATGGAGGAAATGAAGCGCGAAGCGGCTGCAGACGCTTCCTCCGGTAAGTCGGCAGATGCGGCGCGGACGGCGGAGGACCGCGTTCGTCCGGTCATCATTGGCAACAACGTGTATGTGATGATGCCGATAGTTGGCGAAGATGCCGCTTCGTTCAGGGAACTTATGGCGACGTCCGATACGGCGGATGCGGCGTTTAGCGCGCCCGTTGAGCTGGAAGTCGAATCGGTTGAGACGGTGTACGAGGAGCCTGAAGAGAAGTAA
- a CDS encoding diacylglycerol kinase family protein, whose amino-acid sequence MKLLVVNNLASGFGEGAVYDFVRSIAHDGDEICIRCTDGTTGVEALVNGAEEFDAVIASGGDGTVATVSYLLANTGIPVLPFPAGTANLLALNLASPLEPHALAKLVREGRTLDFDLGEIEVAGRKFGFGIMAGAGYDATIMHGAEPAKRLFGPMAYLSAAIANALPQKSHFTLNLDGKTIESDGLGILLVNFSKIQFDITVTHENEPRDGALDVVILKAQNAFELIPAVLAGLLDRGGDFPDRTEALEIHHAREVYVEADPPMEVQYDGEATRLETPFSARIMPRAARFFVSEEGWDLFAEK is encoded by the coding sequence GTGAAACTGCTCGTCGTCAATAACCTCGCATCCGGTTTTGGAGAAGGTGCCGTCTACGACTTCGTTCGCTCCATCGCTCATGACGGAGACGAAATTTGTATACGCTGCACCGATGGAACCACCGGCGTAGAAGCATTGGTCAACGGAGCAGAGGAATTCGACGCCGTTATTGCAAGCGGCGGCGATGGTACGGTGGCCACCGTAAGCTATCTTTTGGCAAACACGGGCATTCCGGTACTTCCCTTCCCTGCCGGCACGGCGAATTTGCTCGCGCTCAATTTGGCCTCCCCGCTTGAACCGCATGCCCTCGCAAAGCTTGTACGCGAAGGACGCACGCTCGACTTCGACCTCGGAGAGATCGAAGTTGCGGGCAGAAAATTCGGCTTCGGCATCATGGCGGGAGCCGGCTACGACGCGACCATCATGCACGGAGCCGAACCCGCAAAGCGGCTCTTCGGCCCTATGGCCTACCTGTCGGCGGCCATCGCAAATGCCCTTCCGCAAAAATCGCACTTCACACTGAACCTCGACGGCAAAACCATTGAGAGCGACGGGCTGGGCATCCTGCTTGTCAACTTCTCAAAGATTCAGTTCGACATTACGGTGACGCATGAAAACGAGCCGCGCGACGGCGCGCTCGATGTCGTTATCCTCAAGGCGCAAAACGCCTTTGAGCTTATCCCGGCCGTGCTCGCCGGCCTGCTTGACCGAGGCGGAGACTTTCCCGATCGCACCGAAGCGCTTGAAATTCACCATGCACGCGAGGTGTATGTCGAAGCCGATCCGCCCATGGAAGTGCAGTACGACGGCGAGGCAACACGGCTTGAAACGCCTTTCTCAGCCCGCATTATGCCCCGCGCCGCACGGTTCTTCGTCTCTGAAGAAGGTTGGGACCTGTTCGCCGAGAAGTAA
- the rnd gene encoding ribonuclease D, with translation MYIANQEQFVAFVQRAMHSNVLAIDTEFMREKTYYAKLCLIQLATDDEVAIVDPFALDDLGALAPVLQNEQVMKLFHAGRQDLEIILREVGVLPKPLFDTQVAAALLGHTQQIGYAALVHAECGVTLKKIDSFTDWSRRPLSESQLEYAADDVVYLPRMYERMRGQLMKLNRLSWLDPDFEELSNPAKYAINERERYRRLKRVSQLSRRQLAAAREVASWRELEAQRRDVPRKWVMTDEQIVEACKREARSIDELFMVRGMSERLSTRDARAVVSLITSALDAPPDTWPEPDRCGKNEPNVDAQLDLMCALVRLRAKENGVAFPTLASHDDLARVARGYREDIDLLKGWRRALVGEELLALLEGKLSLSLDGMQLRVERRD, from the coding sequence GTGTACATAGCGAATCAGGAACAATTTGTTGCGTTTGTCCAGCGCGCCATGCATTCGAATGTGCTGGCTATCGATACGGAATTTATGCGCGAGAAGACCTACTATGCAAAACTGTGCCTTATCCAGCTTGCCACCGATGACGAAGTGGCTATCGTCGACCCGTTTGCTCTCGATGATTTGGGCGCGCTTGCACCCGTCCTGCAAAACGAGCAGGTGATGAAGCTTTTCCATGCGGGCAGACAAGACCTCGAAATAATATTGCGGGAAGTGGGGGTGCTGCCCAAGCCTCTTTTCGACACCCAGGTTGCTGCAGCGCTTTTGGGGCATACGCAACAGATTGGTTATGCGGCGCTTGTCCATGCGGAATGCGGCGTGACGTTGAAGAAAATCGATTCCTTCACCGATTGGTCGCGTCGTCCGCTTTCCGAGTCGCAGTTGGAATACGCGGCCGACGACGTGGTGTATTTACCGCGGATGTATGAGCGCATGCGCGGCCAGCTGATGAAGCTCAATCGTCTTTCGTGGCTTGATCCGGACTTTGAAGAACTGAGCAATCCGGCCAAATATGCAATCAACGAACGTGAACGCTACCGGCGTTTGAAGCGTGTCTCTCAGCTTTCGCGCCGCCAGCTTGCGGCGGCACGCGAGGTTGCAAGCTGGCGGGAATTGGAAGCTCAACGGCGCGACGTGCCGCGCAAATGGGTGATGACCGACGAGCAGATTGTGGAGGCGTGCAAACGTGAGGCTCGCTCGATTGACGAGTTGTTCATGGTACGGGGAATGTCTGAGCGTTTATCCACACGGGACGCGCGTGCAGTGGTTTCGCTGATAACCTCTGCCCTTGATGCGCCTCCCGATACCTGGCCTGAACCTGATCGTTGCGGCAAGAACGAGCCGAATGTCGATGCGCAGCTGGATCTTATGTGTGCGCTTGTGCGCTTGCGTGCGAAGGAGAACGGCGTCGCGTTTCCGACATTGGCCAGCCACGATGATCTCGCTCGTGTGGCTCGGGGATATCGCGAGGATATCGATTTGCTAAAAGGATGGCGGCGCGCGTTGGTGGGCGAAGAATTGCTGGCGCTGCTTGAGGGTAAGCTTTCTTTGAGCTTGGACGGTATGCAGCTGCGGGTGGAGCGTCGCGATTGA
- a CDS encoding zinc metallopeptidase, with protein MFGLSNGYLLLIVVTLIIGGFATWYVNSQLKKYSRVPISTGLTGGEAARRMLMYYGISGVEVHRGGPGQDFFDPRTNSVTLSPDAYDGRSITATATACHEVGHAYQYAQGYAPMKIRGALVPVVNLASNAWIFLLMIGIFMNIAQLTTLAIIMYAAVVLFQLVTLPVEFDASRRAMAYMGSTGLPQSEQSGSFSVLRACALTYVAAALTSILQLLWLLGQRRD; from the coding sequence ATGTTTGGATTGAGTAACGGTTATCTGTTGTTAATTGTTGTGACGCTTATTATTGGCGGTTTCGCTACGTGGTATGTGAACTCACAGCTCAAAAAATATTCGCGTGTTCCCATTTCCACGGGTTTGACCGGGGGTGAAGCGGCGCGTCGCATGTTGATGTATTACGGCATTTCGGGAGTCGAGGTACATCGTGGCGGTCCGGGTCAGGACTTTTTCGATCCGCGTACCAATTCGGTCACCCTTTCGCCCGATGCGTACGACGGGCGCTCCATTACGGCGACGGCTACGGCGTGTCATGAGGTTGGTCATGCGTACCAGTACGCGCAGGGATATGCGCCTATGAAGATTCGCGGTGCGCTCGTGCCGGTTGTCAACCTGGCTTCAAACGCTTGGATTTTCCTGCTTATGATCGGTATCTTCATGAATATCGCGCAGCTGACGACGCTTGCCATCATCATGTATGCGGCGGTTGTGCTGTTCCAACTTGTTACGCTGCCGGTTGAATTCGACGCATCGCGCCGCGCCATGGCGTATATGGGTTCGACCGGTCTGCCGCAGTCGGAGCAGTCCGGCTCGTTTAGCGTGCTTCGCGCGTGTGCGCTCACCTATGTGGCTGCGGCGCTCACTTCCATTCTGCAGCTCTTGTGGCTGCTTGGGCAGCGTCGCGACTAA
- the xseA gene encoding exodeoxyribonuclease VII large subunit, with protein MVYGGSTGEDTAQALERARSATRGSDKNASAAEPLSVSAAMALAKGALENITLRLVGEVSEVSNKPGYKAVYFTVKDQKAALPCMMWLNRYHAAGVPLAVGQLVELTGRFTLFAPKGRMNFDVFSLALAGEGNLRLQVANLARKLEAEGLMDASRKRPLPAYPMRIGLVTSPRGAAVHDVLRTLRRRFPLATVCVAGVAVEGAQAPAGIVEGMRQVVEAGVEVVLVVRGGGSFEDLMPFNDERLARTIARCPVPVVTGIGHEPDTSIADMVADLRASTPTAAAEAVSPARESLERHFDVRKRSLKACVERALERAAAEVRRCGTRPLFCDAHLLFATEAQTLDMMVERLVRALPANLERDERRVERARERLVTCGGSLVPRFSQQTGLAAARLHDLSPLAVLGRGYAITRNESGAVVKSVNQVTCGEAIDVAVADGEIICRVEETRRIDTSVVSWEE; from the coding sequence ATGGTATACGGGGGTTCGACAGGAGAAGATACGGCGCAGGCGCTTGAACGTGCGCGTTCTGCGACGAGGGGTAGCGATAAGAATGCGTCCGCAGCCGAGCCGCTTTCGGTGTCGGCTGCGATGGCGCTTGCAAAAGGCGCTCTTGAGAACATTACGTTGCGGCTTGTGGGCGAAGTGTCCGAGGTATCAAATAAGCCTGGTTACAAAGCGGTATATTTCACGGTTAAGGATCAGAAGGCCGCGCTGCCGTGCATGATGTGGCTCAACCGCTATCATGCCGCTGGTGTGCCGCTTGCGGTGGGTCAGCTGGTGGAACTGACGGGGCGGTTTACCTTGTTTGCGCCTAAGGGCCGCATGAATTTCGATGTCTTTTCCCTTGCGCTTGCCGGTGAAGGCAACTTGCGCTTGCAGGTTGCAAATCTTGCGCGCAAGCTTGAGGCCGAAGGGCTTATGGATGCCTCTCGCAAACGTCCGTTGCCGGCGTACCCCATGCGTATTGGGCTGGTCACTTCGCCGCGTGGGGCGGCGGTTCACGATGTGCTGCGAACGCTTCGGAGGCGCTTTCCTTTGGCGACGGTGTGTGTTGCGGGGGTGGCGGTTGAAGGAGCGCAAGCTCCGGCGGGCATTGTGGAAGGTATGCGTCAGGTGGTGGAAGCGGGCGTCGAAGTGGTACTGGTGGTACGCGGAGGCGGTTCGTTCGAAGACCTTATGCCATTTAACGACGAGCGGCTTGCGCGTACGATTGCGCGGTGTCCCGTTCCTGTGGTGACCGGTATTGGTCATGAGCCCGACACCTCCATTGCGGATATGGTTGCCGATTTGCGCGCTTCAACGCCTACGGCTGCTGCAGAGGCGGTGAGTCCGGCGCGTGAGAGTCTTGAACGCCATTTTGACGTGCGAAAACGATCGCTGAAGGCATGCGTAGAGCGTGCGCTTGAGCGGGCGGCGGCTGAAGTGCGCCGATGCGGTACACGTCCGCTATTCTGCGATGCACATCTTTTGTTTGCAACCGAGGCGCAGACGCTCGATATGATGGTGGAGCGGCTTGTGCGTGCCTTGCCGGCAAATCTGGAACGCGATGAGCGTCGAGTTGAACGGGCGCGAGAACGTCTTGTCACGTGCGGCGGTTCGCTCGTGCCGCGTTTTTCTCAGCAAACAGGACTTGCGGCAGCGCGGCTGCACGACCTCTCGCCGCTTGCGGTGCTGGGGCGCGGATATGCCATTACGCGCAATGAATCAGGTGCGGTTGTAAAAAGCGTTAATCAGGTAACCTGCGGCGAAGCTATTGACGTTGCTGTTGCTGACGGAGAGATAATCTGCCGCGTTGAGGAGACGCGGCGTATCGACACTTCAGTGGTGTCATGGGAGGAGTAG
- the xseB gene encoding exodeoxyribonuclease VII small subunit, which translates to MSELTGDVRPIEDLTFREAMAELDKIVGMLESNTLELEDSLKNYERGVALLGALQGRLTDAQQKVDVLMGELVADTDDAVRDTSLS; encoded by the coding sequence ATGAGTGAACTGACGGGGGACGTACGGCCTATTGAGGATCTGACGTTTCGCGAGGCGATGGCCGAGCTCGACAAGATAGTGGGAATGCTTGAGAGCAATACGCTTGAGCTTGAAGACAGTTTGAAAAACTACGAGCGCGGTGTGGCGCTGCTCGGAGCGCTCCAAGGGCGTTTGACGGATGCGCAGCAAAAGGTGGACGTGTTGATGGGCGAACTCGTGGCAGACACCGACGACGCGGTGCGGGATACGAGCCTTTCTTAA
- a CDS encoding acetate/propionate family kinase — MNVLVINAGSSSLKYQLVNVERHKLLAKGICERVGSVEASHKHGLDENEVVIDAQMADHDAAMALVLESLTTGPTKAIESLSEIDAVGHRIVQGGKYFDRSVLIDDDVIAKIDELAELAPLHNKAALMGIHACLKHMPEVPMVAVFDTSFFQTLPPKAYMYPLPYELYEKYAIRKYGAHGTSHRYISERAAAVLDEPLDDLKLITCHLGNGCSMSAIDHGVAVDTSMGLTPLDGLMMGTRCGAIDPAIVPFVMEHENLTAGEMNDLMNKQSGLLGISGISNDLRSVRDASEKGNERAMLAYDMYSNSVKKYIGSYIAVMGGVDAIVLTAGVGENCEKMRRMIFAGLQPLGIILDEEKNRTRGFEREISADNSAVKIIIIPTNEEYMIARDTYEIVHEKVNEPLI, encoded by the coding sequence TTGAACGTACTCGTTATTAATGCAGGATCATCTTCTTTGAAGTACCAGCTGGTTAATGTTGAGCGCCATAAACTGCTTGCGAAAGGCATCTGCGAGCGCGTCGGTTCGGTCGAAGCTTCCCATAAACATGGGCTTGACGAAAACGAAGTGGTTATCGATGCTCAGATGGCGGACCATGATGCCGCCATGGCATTAGTTCTCGAATCGCTGACAACTGGTCCGACGAAAGCCATTGAATCCTTGAGTGAAATCGATGCGGTGGGACACCGTATTGTGCAGGGCGGCAAATACTTCGATCGTTCGGTACTTATCGACGACGACGTTATTGCCAAGATCGACGAACTGGCCGAACTTGCGCCGCTGCACAACAAAGCGGCGCTTATGGGCATACATGCCTGTCTGAAGCATATGCCGGAAGTGCCGATGGTGGCTGTGTTTGACACGTCGTTTTTCCAGACATTGCCGCCGAAGGCCTACATGTATCCCTTGCCCTACGAGCTGTACGAAAAGTATGCCATTCGCAAGTACGGCGCGCACGGCACATCGCATCGCTATATCTCCGAGCGCGCAGCGGCTGTTCTTGATGAGCCGCTCGACGACCTCAAGCTCATCACGTGCCATCTGGGTAACGGCTGCTCTATGTCGGCCATTGACCACGGGGTGGCTGTGGACACCTCTATGGGGCTTACGCCGCTCGATGGTCTTATGATGGGAACGCGGTGTGGTGCCATCGATCCGGCCATTGTGCCGTTTGTTATGGAACACGAGAACTTGACTGCGGGCGAAATGAACGATCTTATGAACAAGCAGTCGGGTCTTTTGGGTATCTCCGGTATTTCCAACGATTTGCGTAGCGTGCGCGACGCGTCCGAGAAAGGCAACGAGCGCGCAATGCTTGCCTATGATATGTACTCGAACTCGGTGAAGAAGTACATCGGCAGCTATATTGCCGTCATGGGTGGAGTCGACGCTATTGTGCTGACAGCGGGCGTGGGCGAGAACTGCGAGAAAATGCGCCGCATGATTTTCGCAGGCTTGCAGCCGCTCGGCATTATTCTCGACGAAGAAAAGAACCGCACTCGCGGGTTTGAACGTGAAATTTCGGCCGACAACTCTGCCGTCAAGATCATCATCATTCCCACCAACGAGGAATACATGATCGCACGCGACACCTACGAAATTGTTCACGAAAAGGTAAACGAGCCGCTGATTTAG
- a CDS encoding histidine triad nucleotide-binding protein has protein sequence MSDCLFCKLVSGEIPSAKVYEDDVCYAFDDIEPEAPVHTLIVPKKHYANLQDDVPPELLGHLLSVVPKVAELKGVDKTGFRCVINTGEDSAATVAHLHIHMLGGVKMGRFTFENSQRAE, from the coding sequence ATGAGTGATTGTTTGTTTTGTAAACTGGTTTCCGGCGAGATCCCTTCGGCCAAGGTGTATGAAGACGACGTATGCTATGCCTTCGACGACATTGAGCCTGAGGCTCCCGTGCACACCTTGATCGTCCCCAAAAAGCATTACGCGAATTTGCAAGATGACGTGCCGCCCGAGCTGCTGGGGCATTTGCTGTCCGTCGTGCCGAAAGTGGCTGAGCTTAAGGGCGTCGACAAGACGGGATTCCGCTGCGTTATCAACACGGGAGAAGACTCCGCAGCCACCGTTGCCCACTTGCACATTCATATGCTCGGCGGCGTAAAGATGGGCCGCTTCACTTTCGAAAATTCCCAGCGCGCGGAATAA